From the Pseudomonas sp. SORT22 genome, one window contains:
- a CDS encoding mechanosensitive ion channel domain-containing protein, with product MPVFFRVFLLLLPLLFVAPAHAAGLPGLLGGGSKAQPEASEPLGQSLDEVIKSLENDQQRAKLLADLKKLRDSTKQAQPSAEQGVLGLIGTTFGELEKQFSGEASPFNRWTRELELAQIELDARLVPWHEWPPILFGFAAIIALWSLLAYALNWVGHQVRLRFGLTEELPQHPRTWDLVRFALRKLGPWLVALVITVYLSFALPSSLGKSMAMVLAYALVVGTCFSAICVIAFSLLDGPHRHRALHILRHQAFRPLWLIGSFAAFGEAMNDPRMASALGDHLSHTLATLANILAGLSTGLFILRFRRPIAHLIRNQPLSRRLTRRALSDTIEILGTFWYLPALVLVAISLFATFISAGDTSTALRQSLMCTVLLILCMVINGLVRRHGLKPQRANRRQAVYSERLRSFGYTLVHLGIWLVFIELGLRVWGFSLITFTEGEGHEVAVRLFGLAGTLIAAWLVWILADTAVHHALTRSRKGLANARAQTMMPLIRNVLFVTIFIIAVIVALANMGMNVTPLLAGAGVIGLAIGFGAQSLVADLITGLFIIIEDSLAIDDYVDVGGHLGTVEGLTIRTVRLRDIDGIVHTIPFSEIKSIKNYSREFGYAIFRVAIPHSMNIDQAITLIRDVGQKMRNDPLMRRNIWSPLELQGVESFESGSAILRARFKTAPIKQWEVSRAFNLALKRQLDESGLDLATPRLSVQVITADASTPFSESPPKS from the coding sequence GTGCCTGTCTTTTTCCGCGTTTTTCTCCTGCTCCTGCCCTTGCTCTTCGTTGCGCCCGCGCACGCCGCCGGCCTGCCGGGCCTGCTCGGTGGCGGCAGCAAGGCCCAGCCCGAAGCTAGCGAACCCCTGGGCCAGTCACTGGACGAAGTCATCAAGAGCCTGGAAAACGACCAGCAGCGGGCCAAGCTGCTGGCCGACCTGAAAAAGCTGCGCGACAGCACCAAACAGGCGCAACCCAGCGCCGAACAAGGCGTACTGGGCCTGATCGGCACGACCTTCGGCGAGCTGGAAAAACAGTTCAGCGGTGAGGCCAGCCCGTTCAACCGCTGGACCCGCGAGCTGGAGCTGGCGCAGATCGAGCTCGACGCCCGCCTGGTGCCCTGGCACGAATGGCCACCGATCCTCTTCGGCTTTGCCGCGATCATCGCCCTGTGGAGCCTGCTGGCCTACGCCCTGAACTGGGTCGGCCACCAGGTCCGGCTGCGCTTTGGCCTGACCGAAGAACTGCCGCAACACCCGCGCACCTGGGACCTGGTGCGCTTCGCCTTGCGCAAGCTCGGGCCCTGGCTGGTGGCGCTGGTGATCACCGTGTACCTGAGCTTTGCCCTGCCCTCGTCACTGGGCAAGTCGATGGCCATGGTCCTGGCCTACGCGCTGGTGGTCGGTACCTGCTTCTCGGCAATCTGCGTCATCGCCTTCTCCCTGCTTGACGGCCCGCACCGCCACCGCGCCCTGCACATCCTGCGCCACCAGGCGTTCCGCCCGCTGTGGCTGATTGGCAGCTTCGCCGCCTTCGGCGAGGCCATGAACGACCCGCGCATGGCCAGCGCCCTGGGCGATCACCTCTCGCACACCCTGGCGACCCTGGCCAACATCCTCGCCGGGCTGTCGACCGGGTTGTTCATCCTGCGCTTTCGCCGGCCCATCGCCCACCTGATCCGCAACCAGCCGCTGTCACGACGGCTGACCCGCCGGGCCTTGAGCGACACCATCGAAATCCTTGGCACTTTCTGGTACCTGCCGGCGCTGGTGCTGGTGGCGATTTCGCTGTTTGCCACGTTCATTTCCGCCGGCGACACCAGCACTGCCCTGCGCCAGTCACTGATGTGCACGGTGCTGCTGATCTTGTGCATGGTCATCAACGGCCTGGTCCGTCGCCACGGGCTCAAGCCGCAACGGGCCAACCGCCGCCAGGCGGTGTACTCGGAGCGCTTGCGCAGCTTTGGCTACACCCTGGTGCACCTGGGCATCTGGCTGGTGTTCATCGAACTTGGCTTGCGCGTCTGGGGCTTTTCGCTGATCACCTTCACCGAGGGCGAAGGCCATGAGGTGGCGGTGCGCCTGTTCGGCCTGGCCGGCACCCTGATCGCCGCCTGGCTGGTGTGGATTCTCGCCGACACCGCCGTGCACCACGCCCTCACCCGCTCGCGCAAAGGCCTGGCCAACGCTCGTGCGCAAACCATGATGCCGCTGATCCGCAACGTGCTGTTCGTGACGATCTTCATCATTGCGGTGATCGTCGCCCTGGCCAACATGGGCATGAACGTCACCCCGCTGCTGGCCGGTGCCGGTGTCATCGGCCTGGCCATCGGTTTTGGCGCGCAATCGCTGGTCGCCGACCTGATCACCGGGCTGTTCATCATCATCGAAGACTCCCTGGCCATCGATGATTACGTCGATGTCGGCGGCCACCTGGGCACGGTCGAGGGCCTGACCATCCGTACCGTGCGCCTGCGCGATATCGACGGCATCGTCCACACCATCCCGTTCAGCGAGATCAAGAGCATCAAGAACTACTCCCGCGAGTTCGGCTACGCGATCTTTCGCGTGGCCATCCCGCACAGCATGAACATCGACCAGGCAATCACCCTGATCCGCGATGTCGGGCAGAAGATGCGCAACGACCCGCTGATGCGCCGCAACATCTGGTCGCCGCTGGAGCTGCAAGGGGTGGAGAGCTTCGAGTCGGGCTCGGCGATCCTGCGTGCGCGCTTCAAGACCGCGCCGATCAAGCAGTGGGAAGTGTCGCGGGCCTTCAACCTGGCGCTCAAACGCCAGCTCGACGAATCCGGCCTGGACCTGGCTACCCCGCGCCTGAGCGTACAGGTGATCACCGCCGACGCCAGCACACCGTTCAGCGAAAGCCCGCCCAAGTCCTAA
- a CDS encoding VacJ family lipoprotein, which yields MVKRLLIISALLACGLAQAAEETAPRASVIEADPVDADGFTEPLKALKFNPGLDQREFERSTLAALNVYDPLESMNRRIYHFNYRFDQWVFLPVVNGYRYITPHFVRSGVSNFFSNVGDVPNLLNSLLQLKGKRSMEITARLLLNTTIGVAGLWDPASKMGLPHQSEDFGQTLGFYGVPEGPYLMLPIIGPSNLRDTGGLAVDYGAENWINFLNVAEVSSNHPEVWVLRAVDKRYTTSFRYGQLNSPFEYEKVRYVYTEARKLQIAE from the coding sequence GTGGTTAAACGCCTACTGATCATTAGCGCGCTGCTGGCCTGCGGCCTGGCCCAGGCGGCTGAAGAAACCGCACCGCGCGCCAGCGTCATCGAAGCCGATCCGGTCGATGCCGATGGCTTCACCGAACCGCTCAAGGCACTCAAGTTCAACCCCGGCCTGGACCAGCGCGAATTCGAACGCTCGACCCTGGCGGCGCTGAACGTCTACGACCCGCTGGAATCGATGAACCGGCGCATCTACCACTTCAACTACCGCTTCGACCAATGGGTGTTCCTGCCGGTGGTCAACGGCTACCGCTACATCACCCCGCACTTTGTGCGCAGCGGCGTGAGCAACTTCTTCAGTAATGTCGGCGATGTGCCGAACCTGCTCAACAGCCTGCTGCAGCTCAAGGGCAAGCGCTCGATGGAAATCACCGCGCGCCTGCTGCTCAACACCACCATCGGCGTCGCCGGCCTGTGGGACCCGGCAAGCAAAATGGGCCTGCCGCACCAGAGCGAGGATTTCGGCCAGACCCTGGGCTTCTACGGCGTGCCGGAAGGCCCATACCTGATGCTGCCGATCATCGGCCCGTCGAACCTGCGCGATACCGGTGGCCTGGCGGTGGACTATGGCGCCGAGAACTGGATCAACTTCCTCAACGTCGCCGAAGTCAGCAGCAACCATCCGGAAGTCTGGGTACTGCGCGCCGTCGACAAGCGCTACACCACCAGCTTCCGCTATGGCCAGCTCAACTCGCCGTTCGAGTACGAGAAGGTGCGCTACGTCTACACCGAGGCGCGCAAGCTGCAGATCGCCGAGTAA
- the minD gene encoding septum site-determining protein MinD translates to MAKILVVTSGKGGVGKTTTSAAIGTGLALRGHKTVIVDFDVGLRNLDLIMGCERRVVYDFVNVVNGEANLQQALIKDKRLENLYVLAASQTRDKDALTQEGVEKVLMQLKEDFEYVVCDSPAGIEKGAHLAMYFADEAIVVTNPEVSSVRDSDRMLGLLASKSRRAERNEDPIKEHLLITRYHPERVSQGEMLGVEDVKEILSVALLGVIPESQAVLKASNQGVPVILDDQSDAGQAYSDTVDRLLGKNVEHRFLDVKKKGFFERLFGGN, encoded by the coding sequence TTGGCCAAGATTCTCGTGGTTACATCCGGCAAGGGTGGTGTGGGTAAGACCACCACCAGCGCCGCTATTGGTACCGGCCTCGCACTGCGCGGCCACAAGACTGTCATCGTCGACTTCGACGTCGGCCTGCGTAACCTCGACCTGATCATGGGCTGCGAACGCCGCGTGGTGTACGACTTCGTCAACGTCGTCAACGGCGAAGCCAACCTGCAGCAAGCGCTGATCAAGGACAAGCGCCTTGAGAACCTCTACGTGCTGGCCGCCAGCCAGACCCGCGACAAGGACGCGCTGACCCAGGAAGGCGTGGAAAAAGTCCTGATGCAGCTCAAAGAGGACTTCGAATACGTGGTCTGCGACTCGCCGGCCGGTATCGAGAAAGGCGCCCACCTGGCCATGTACTTCGCTGACGAAGCGATCGTCGTGACCAACCCGGAAGTCTCCTCGGTACGTGACTCGGACCGTATGCTGGGCCTGCTGGCGAGCAAATCGCGCCGCGCCGAACGCAACGAAGACCCGATCAAGGAACACCTGCTGATCACCCGCTACCACCCGGAGCGCGTCAGCCAGGGCGAAATGCTCGGCGTCGAAGACGTCAAGGAAATCCTCTCGGTGGCCCTGCTGGGCGTGATCCCTGAATCCCAGGCGGTGCTCAAGGCATCCAACCAGGGCGTACCGGTCATCCTTGACGACCAGAGCGATGCTGGCCAGGCCTATAGCGATACCGTTGACCGCCTGCTGGGCAAAAACGTGGAACATCGGTTCCTTGATGTGAAGAAGAAGGGATTCTTCGAGCGCCTGTTTGGAGGCAACTAA
- a CDS encoding beta (1-6) glucans synthase: MSSTARFPLLPYLFACLLGLFALAGLWYGLGKPVVLPDAASASHKLQCASYTPFDKDQSPFDQPFQLRPARMDADLALLAERFECIRTYSMTGLEAIPDLARKHGLKVMLGAWINANPVDSQKEVKALIASANANPDVVKAVIVGNETLLRKEVTGPQLAALINQVKSQVSVPVTYADVWEFWLQHPEIAPAVDFLTIHLLPYWEDDPKSIDDALVHVGEIRQVFGNRFAPKEIVIGETGWPSEGRQRETALPSRVNEARFIRGFVAMAEQHGWQYNLIEAFDQPWKRASEGAVGGYWGLYDADRQDKGILEGPVSNLAFWPQWLGAGVVLFAATLLLAGRVRGTRSALLLPLLAALAAASLGLWGEQLRINSRFVGEWVWAIVLVGLNLLVLAHAALALSQRQGWRQRAFAWLQARGGWWLLAAGFAAAVSMLALVFDPRYRSFPSPALLLPAVVYLLRPVAARRGEAALLALIIGAGIAPQLYREGLSNQQALVWAGVSVLMVAALWRSLRVRVQQ, from the coding sequence ATGTCCTCGACTGCGCGCTTCCCGCTATTACCCTACCTGTTCGCCTGCCTGCTGGGCCTGTTCGCCCTCGCAGGGCTGTGGTACGGCCTGGGCAAGCCGGTGGTGCTGCCGGATGCGGCCAGCGCGTCGCACAAGCTGCAGTGCGCCTCCTACACCCCGTTCGACAAGGACCAGTCGCCGTTCGACCAACCGTTCCAGCTGCGCCCGGCGCGCATGGACGCCGACCTGGCCTTGCTGGCCGAGCGTTTCGAGTGCATCCGCACCTACTCGATGACCGGCCTTGAGGCCATCCCCGACCTTGCCCGCAAGCATGGCCTGAAGGTGATGCTCGGCGCCTGGATCAACGCCAACCCGGTGGATTCGCAAAAAGAGGTCAAGGCCCTGATCGCCTCGGCCAATGCCAACCCGGATGTGGTCAAGGCGGTGATCGTCGGCAACGAAACCCTGCTGCGCAAGGAAGTCACCGGCCCGCAACTGGCGGCGCTGATCAACCAGGTGAAAAGCCAGGTCAGCGTGCCGGTGACCTACGCCGATGTCTGGGAGTTCTGGCTGCAACACCCCGAGATCGCTCCGGCGGTGGACTTCCTGACCATCCACCTGCTGCCCTACTGGGAAGATGACCCGAAGAGCATCGACGATGCCCTGGTGCACGTCGGCGAGATCCGCCAGGTGTTCGGCAACCGCTTCGCGCCCAAGGAGATCGTCATTGGCGAAACCGGCTGGCCGAGCGAAGGCCGCCAGCGCGAAACCGCCCTGCCCAGCCGGGTCAACGAGGCACGCTTCATTCGCGGCTTCGTCGCCATGGCCGAACAGCACGGCTGGCAGTACAACCTGATCGAAGCTTTCGACCAGCCCTGGAAACGTGCCAGCGAAGGCGCCGTGGGCGGCTACTGGGGCCTGTATGACGCCGACCGCCAGGACAAGGGCATCCTTGAAGGGCCGGTGAGCAACCTGGCGTTCTGGCCGCAGTGGCTGGGCGCAGGTGTCGTGCTGTTCGCCGCCACCCTGCTGCTGGCCGGGCGCGTACGCGGCACTCGCAGCGCTTTGCTGTTGCCACTGCTGGCGGCCCTGGCTGCGGCCAGCCTGGGCCTGTGGGGCGAGCAGTTGCGCATCAACAGCCGCTTTGTCGGCGAGTGGGTCTGGGCGATTGTGCTGGTGGGCCTGAACCTGCTGGTGCTCGCCCATGCTGCGCTGGCCTTGTCGCAACGCCAGGGCTGGCGCCAGCGGGCCTTCGCCTGGCTCCAAGCGCGTGGCGGCTGGTGGTTGCTGGCGGCGGGTTTTGCCGCGGCGGTGAGCATGCTGGCGCTGGTGTTCGACCCGCGTTATCGCAGCTTCCCCAGCCCCGCCTTGCTGTTGCCGGCAGTGGTGTACCTGCTGCGGCCGGTGGCGGCACGCCGGGGCGAAGCGGCCTTGCTGGCGTTGATCATCGGCGCCGGCATCGCCCCGCAGCTGTACCGTGAAGGGCTGAGCAACCAGCAGGCGCTGGTCTGGGCCGGGGTGAGCGTGCTGATGGTGGCGGCGTTGTGGCGTAGCTTGCGGGTTCGGGTTCAGCAGTGA
- a CDS encoding M18 family aminopeptidase — protein sequence MRDALNQGLIDFLKASPTPFHATAALAQRLDAAGYQRLDERDSWATVAGGRYYLTRNDSSIIAFKLGRHSPLLDGIRLVGAHTDSPCLRVKPQPELQRQGFWQLGVEVYGGALLAPWFDRDLSLAGRVTFRRDGKVESQLVDFKLPIAVIPNLAIHLNRTANEGWAINPQTELPPILAQVAGDERVDFRALLTDQLAREHGLNADVVLDYELSFYDTQSAALIGLHGEFIAGARLDNLLSCYAGLQALLNADSDETCVLVCNDHEEVGSCSACGADGPMLEQTLRRLLPDGDDFVRAIQRSLLVSADNAHGVHPNYAEKHDGNHGPKLNAGPVIKVNNNQRYATNSETAGFFRHLCMAEEVPVQSFVVRSDMGCGSTIGPITASHLGVRTVDIGLPTFAMHSIRELCGSQDLAHLVKVLTAFYRSRDLP from the coding sequence ATGCGCGATGCACTGAATCAAGGCCTGATCGACTTCCTCAAGGCCTCCCCTACGCCGTTCCATGCCACCGCCGCCCTGGCCCAGCGCCTCGATGCCGCCGGTTACCAGCGCCTGGACGAGCGCGACAGCTGGGCCACCGTGGCCGGCGGTCGCTACTACCTGACCCGCAACGATTCCTCGATCATCGCCTTCAAGCTCGGCCGTCACTCGCCGCTGCTCGACGGCATCCGCCTGGTCGGTGCCCACACCGACAGCCCGTGCCTGCGGGTCAAGCCGCAGCCCGAACTGCAGCGCCAGGGCTTCTGGCAGCTGGGCGTGGAAGTCTACGGTGGCGCCCTGCTGGCGCCGTGGTTCGACCGTGACCTGTCGCTGGCCGGGCGGGTAACCTTCCGCCGTGACGGCAAGGTCGAAAGCCAGCTGGTCGATTTCAAGCTGCCGATCGCAGTGATCCCGAACCTGGCGATCCACCTCAATCGCACCGCCAACGAAGGCTGGGCGATCAACCCGCAGACCGAGCTGCCGCCGATCCTGGCCCAGGTGGCTGGTGACGAGCGCGTCGATTTTCGTGCCCTGCTTACCGACCAGCTGGCCCGCGAGCACGGCCTGAACGCCGATGTGGTGCTGGACTACGAACTGAGCTTCTACGACACCCAGAGCGCCGCCCTGATTGGCCTGCATGGCGAGTTCATCGCCGGCGCACGCCTGGACAACCTGCTGTCGTGCTATGCCGGCCTGCAGGCGCTGCTCAACGCCGACAGCGATGAAACCTGCGTGCTGGTGTGCAACGACCACGAAGAGGTGGGTTCCTGCTCGGCCTGTGGCGCCGACGGGCCGATGCTCGAACAGACCCTGCGCCGCCTGCTGCCCGACGGCGACGACTTCGTCCGCGCGATCCAGCGCTCGCTGCTGGTCTCGGCCGACAACGCCCACGGCGTGCACCCCAACTATGCCGAGAAGCACGACGGCAATCACGGGCCCAAGCTCAATGCCGGCCCGGTGATCAAGGTCAACAACAACCAGCGCTACGCCACCAACAGCGAAACCGCCGGCTTCTTCCGCCACCTGTGCATGGCCGAGGAAGTACCGGTGCAAAGCTTCGTGGTGCGCAGCGACATGGGTTGCGGCTCGACCATCGGCCCGATCACCGCCAGCCACCTGGGCGTGCGCACCGTCGACATCGGCCTGCCGACCTTCGCCATGCACTCGATCCGCGAGCTGTGCGGCAGCCAGGACCTGGCGCACCTGGTGAAAGTGCTGACGGCGTTCTATCGCAGTCGCGATTTGCCTTGA
- the minE gene encoding cell division topological specificity factor MinE produces MNLFDFFRASKKVSTASVAKERLQIIVAHERGQRSTPDYLPALQKELVEVIRKYVNIGSDDVQVALENQGSCSILELNITLPDR; encoded by the coding sequence ATGAACCTTTTTGACTTCTTTCGTGCCAGCAAAAAAGTAAGCACCGCCTCGGTCGCGAAAGAGCGTCTACAGATCATCGTGGCGCACGAGCGCGGTCAGCGCAGTACTCCGGACTACCTGCCAGCCCTGCAGAAGGAACTGGTGGAAGTGATCCGCAAGTACGTCAACATCGGCTCCGATGATGTGCAGGTCGCTCTGGAGAACCAGGGCAGCTGCTCGATCCTCGAACTCAACATCACCCTGCCCGATCGCTGA
- a CDS encoding lipid A biosynthesis lauroyl acyltransferase, translated as MDRPRFRRYFLHPRFWPLWLGLGLLWLIVQLPYRALLVIGRALGALMYLVAGERRYIAARNLELCFPELPSVERQRLLKENFASTGIAFFEMAMSWWWPKARLARLAHIEGLEHLQAAQRDGQGAILMALHFTTLEIGAALLGQEHTIDGMYREHGNPVFDFIQRRGRERHNLDSLAVEREDVRGMLKLLRAGRAIWYAPDQDYGAKQSLFVPLFGIEAATVTATTKFARLGKARVIPFTQQRLADGSGYRLVIHPPLADFPGETEEADCLRINQWIETALRECPEQYLWAHRRFKSRPPGAPKLYEKRR; from the coding sequence ATGGATCGCCCGCGTTTTCGTCGTTACTTTCTGCACCCGCGCTTCTGGCCGCTGTGGCTGGGCCTGGGCCTGCTGTGGCTGATCGTGCAGCTGCCGTACCGGGCCTTGCTGGTGATCGGCCGTGCCCTGGGGGCGCTGATGTACCTGGTGGCCGGCGAACGCCGCTACATCGCGGCGCGCAACCTGGAACTGTGTTTCCCCGAGCTACCGTCCGTCGAACGGCAGCGCCTGCTCAAGGAAAATTTCGCTTCCACCGGCATCGCCTTCTTCGAAATGGCCATGAGCTGGTGGTGGCCAAAGGCCCGGTTGGCGCGCCTGGCGCACATCGAAGGGCTCGAGCACCTGCAGGCCGCCCAGCGTGATGGCCAGGGTGCCATCCTCATGGCCCTGCACTTCACCACCCTGGAGATCGGCGCCGCGCTGCTGGGGCAGGAACACACCATCGACGGCATGTACCGCGAGCACGGCAACCCGGTGTTCGACTTCATCCAGCGCCGTGGCCGCGAGCGGCACAACCTCGATTCGCTGGCGGTAGAGCGCGAGGACGTGCGCGGCATGCTCAAGCTGCTGCGCGCCGGCCGTGCCATCTGGTACGCACCCGACCAGGACTACGGCGCCAAGCAGAGCCTGTTCGTGCCGCTGTTCGGCATCGAAGCGGCGACCGTCACCGCCACCACCAAGTTCGCCCGCCTGGGCAAGGCACGGGTGATCCCCTTCACCCAGCAGCGCCTGGCCGATGGCAGCGGTTACCGGCTGGTGATTCATCCGCCGCTTGCGGATTTCCCTGGTGAGACCGAAGAGGCCGACTGCCTGCGCATCAACCAGTGGATCGAAACGGCGCTGCGCGAATGCCCGGAGCAGTACCTGTGGGCGCATCGGCGCTTCAAGTCGCGTCCGCCGGGGGCGCCGAAGCTCTACGAAAAACGGCGTTGA
- a CDS encoding RluA family pseudouridine synthase: MPLSNVHILHEDDAILVINKPTLLLSVPGRAEDNKDCLITRLQENGYPDALIVHRLDWETSGIILLARDADSHRELSRQFHDRETEKAYTALCWGQPQLDSGSIDLPLRYDPPTKPRHVVDHEQGKHALTFWRIVERCGDHCRVELTPITGRSHQLRVHMLSIGHPLLGDRLYACPEALAAHERLCLHASMLSFTHPVSGERLRFECPAPF; this comes from the coding sequence ATGCCGCTGTCCAACGTACACATCCTGCATGAAGATGACGCCATCCTGGTGATCAACAAGCCGACCCTGCTGCTGTCCGTACCGGGCCGGGCCGAAGACAACAAGGATTGCCTGATCACCCGCCTGCAGGAAAACGGCTACCCTGATGCCCTGATCGTCCACCGCCTGGACTGGGAAACCTCGGGGATCATCCTCCTGGCCCGCGACGCCGACAGTCATCGCGAACTGTCCCGGCAGTTCCACGACCGCGAAACCGAGAAGGCCTACACCGCACTGTGCTGGGGCCAGCCGCAGCTCGACAGCGGCAGCATCGACCTGCCGCTGCGCTACGACCCGCCGACCAAGCCACGGCACGTGGTCGACCATGAGCAGGGCAAGCATGCCCTGACCTTCTGGCGCATCGTCGAGCGCTGTGGCGATCATTGCCGGGTCGAGCTGACGCCGATCACCGGGCGCTCGCACCAGTTGCGCGTGCACATGCTGTCGATCGGTCATCCGTTGCTGGGTGATCGCCTGTATGCCTGCCCCGAGGCGCTGGCGGCCCATGAGCGGCTGTGCCTGCATGCAAGCATGCTGAGCTTTACCCACCCGGTGTCCGGGGAGCGGTTGCGCTTCGAGTGTCCGGCGCCGTTTTGA
- a CDS encoding patatin-like phospholipase family protein, whose protein sequence is MAEPITGLILSGGGARAAYQVGVLAGIADLLPPGAANPFPVIVGTSAGAINAVTLASGATHFADAIRRLTSFWQGFRSHQVLRSDWPGVIRQASRFVGHSLLGLGAPVPVALLDSSPLRRLLSQHLDLNGIGHAIEQQHLRAVAVTAFGYESGQAVTFYQGKGAIDPWLRHRRIGLPTRLSVEHLLASSAIPLLFAPVKLGEEFFGDGAVRQSAPISPALHLGASRVLVVGVSGNPQRPHEGEMRQRIFSGQQPSLAQIGGHMLNSTFIDSLEDDIELLQRLNHLSHLMPEHLERRRLGLAPVEVLVVAPSQPLDEIAARHRRELPAALRLFLRGPGATKTSGAGVLSYLLFEAGYCSELIELGRRDALAKRRELCGFLGLPAPS, encoded by the coding sequence ATGGCTGAACCGATCACCGGCTTGATCCTCTCCGGCGGCGGCGCCCGCGCCGCCTACCAGGTCGGTGTGCTGGCCGGCATCGCCGACCTGCTGCCGCCCGGTGCCGCCAACCCCTTCCCGGTGATCGTCGGCACCTCGGCCGGCGCCATCAATGCCGTGACCCTGGCCAGCGGCGCCACTCATTTTGCTGACGCGATCCGCCGCCTGACCAGTTTCTGGCAGGGCTTTCGCAGCCATCAGGTGCTGCGCAGCGACTGGCCCGGGGTGATCCGCCAGGCCAGCCGCTTCGTCGGTCACAGCCTGCTTGGTCTCGGCGCGCCGGTTCCGGTGGCGCTGCTCGACAGCTCGCCGTTGCGCAGACTGCTCAGCCAGCACCTGGACCTCAACGGCATCGGCCACGCCATCGAGCAGCAGCACCTGCGCGCGGTGGCGGTGACGGCCTTTGGTTACGAGTCCGGCCAGGCGGTGACCTTCTACCAGGGCAAGGGCGCCATCGACCCCTGGCTGCGCCACCGGCGTATCGGCCTGCCGACCCGTCTGAGCGTCGAGCACCTGTTGGCCAGCTCGGCGATCCCCTTGCTGTTCGCTCCGGTCAAGCTCGGTGAGGAATTCTTCGGTGATGGCGCGGTGCGCCAGTCGGCGCCGATCAGCCCGGCCCTGCACCTGGGCGCCAGCCGGGTACTGGTGGTCGGGGTCAGCGGCAACCCGCAGCGGCCCCATGAAGGCGAAATGCGCCAGCGCATCTTCAGCGGCCAGCAGCCGAGCCTGGCACAGATCGGCGGGCACATGCTCAACAGCACCTTCATTGACAGCCTGGAAGACGATATCGAGCTGCTGCAGCGGCTCAACCACCTTAGCCACCTGATGCCCGAGCACCTGGAACGCCGGCGCCTGGGCCTGGCGCCGGTCGAGGTGCTGGTGGTTGCGCCCAGCCAGCCGCTGGACGAGATCGCCGCCCGCCACCGACGTGAGTTGCCGGCGGCGCTGCGGCTGTTTTTGCGCGGCCCGGGGGCGACCAAAACCAGCGGCGCCGGGGTGCTCAGCTACCTGCTGTTCGAAGCCGGCTATTGCAGCGAGCTGATTGAACTCGGGCGCCGCGACGCCCTGGCCAAGCGCCGCGAGCTGTGCGGCTTTCTTGGCCTGCCGGCGCCCAGCTGA
- the minC gene encoding septum site-determining protein MinC, giving the protein MSQTQTPDQDPVFQLKGSMLAITVLELARNNLEGLDRQLAAKVAQAPNFFSNTPLVLALDKLPAGEGAVDLPGLMRVCRHHGLRTLAIRASRIEDIAAAIAIDLPVLPPSGARERPLEPEPEVKKPEPAPAPVAPPEPAIRPTKIITTPVRGGQQIYAQGGDLVVVSSVSPGAELLADGNIHVYGAMRGRALAGIKGNTRARIFCQQLTAEMVSIAGQYKVSEDLRRDPLWGAGVQVSLSGDVLNITRL; this is encoded by the coding sequence ATGAGCCAAACCCAAACGCCAGACCAAGACCCCGTGTTCCAGCTCAAGGGCAGCATGCTCGCCATTACCGTGCTCGAGCTCGCCAGGAACAACCTCGAAGGCCTCGACCGGCAGTTGGCGGCCAAGGTCGCCCAGGCGCCGAATTTCTTCAGCAATACCCCGCTGGTACTGGCCCTGGACAAGCTCCCGGCCGGCGAAGGCGCGGTCGACCTGCCCGGGCTGATGCGCGTCTGCCGCCATCACGGCCTGCGCACCCTGGCCATCCGCGCCAGCCGTATCGAAGACATTGCCGCGGCGATCGCCATCGACCTGCCGGTGCTGCCGCCCTCCGGTGCCCGTGAGCGGCCGCTGGAGCCGGAGCCGGAAGTGAAGAAGCCCGAGCCTGCGCCCGCCCCCGTGGCGCCGCCGGAGCCGGCCATCCGCCCGACCAAGATCATCACCACCCCGGTACGCGGCGGCCAGCAGATCTACGCTCAGGGTGGCGATCTGGTAGTAGTGTCGTCGGTCAGCCCGGGCGCGGAACTTCTCGCCGATGGCAACATCCATGTGTACGGTGCAATGCGTGGGCGGGCACTGGCCGGGATCAAGGGCAATACCCGGGCGCGGATCTTCTGCCAGCAGCTGACCGCCGAGATGGTCTCGATCGCCGGGCAATACAAGGTCTCCGAAGACCTGCGCCGCGATCCGCTGTGGGGGGCCGGGGTACAGGTCAGCCTGTCCGGTGACGTGTTGAACATCACCCGTCTTTAA